Genomic window (Spirosoma sp. KCTC 42546):
AGGTGTTACGGGCTATACACACGTGGGCGACTCCCCCAACGTAACGCGTGAACTGCTCAAACGAGGCTACTCGGAAGAGGACATCCGAAAGCTCTGGGGTGGCAATTTTCTGCGTGCCTTTCGTGACGTAGAAGCAACGGCCAAAGAACTACAACGAGAATCAAAACTAGCGGTGAAGCAATGAAACGGTTTGTGTAGCCCTTTACCACCTTTTCTGCAACACGCACCAAAAAAGCCCTACCGCACCGGCAACCCGGTGATCCGCCAATGCGGACTGCGCCCGACCTCAGTAGTGGGGTCGGCGCGGTAGGCACAATCCAGAATGTACAACCGAACAGATAAATCAATGACAAACAGAATTTTACGTCAACTACTCAAGGCTGTCCGACTAAGTATTATCCTCTTATTCGTGGTTAGCCAGGCCCATGCCCAGGGACAAAGTGTTTCCGGGACAATCAAAGACAAACAAACGGGTGAGGCCTTACCGGGTGTTTCCATTGTGGTAAAAGGTACCACCACCGGTACCACTGCCGATCAGGAAGGTCGTTTCAAACTGAATGCGCCCGCGAACGCCACCCTTATTTTCTCGTTCATTGGCTACTCGCCGATTGAACAAGCCGTACAGAATCGGTCGATCATCAACATCGACCTCACCGCCGATACCAAGCTGCTTGGCGAAGTAATGGTGGTCGGGTACGGAACCCAGACGAAAGCTGAATTTACGGGATCGGCGGTGCGGGTCAACGGCGATGCGATTAAAGAGCAACCCGTACAAAGTTTCGATCAGGCGTTACAGGGCCGGGCTGCGGGCGTTAGTATTGCGCAACCCAATGGTGTATTGAATAACCCACCCGTCATTCGGATTCGGGGCGTAAACTCGATTTCGTTGAGTTCGTATCCGCTCGTTGTGGTCGACGGAATCCCTATTAATACGGGTAACGTATCGGCTAGTACAGCCGTACCGAACAACCCACTGGGCGACATCAACCCCGCTGATATTGAGTCGATCGATGTACTGAAAGATGCGGCCTCGACTTCTATTTATGGTTCCCGGGCAGCAGCAGGTGTTTTACTGATTACGACAAAACGGGGTAAGGCGGGCAAACCCCGGATCACCTACGAAAGCTGGGTAGGTTCTTCGGAAGCGGTTCGATTACCGAAGCTACTGAACGCCGAACAGTTTATTGCCATTAAGAATGAGGCCGTTTTGAATGCTAAAATTCTGGGTGGTAATGAGAAGAACGATAACGTAGCATCGGCCTTATTTTTCCCGAATAAAAACGCGGATGGATCGGCGGTAGATACCCGATGGTACGATTACATCTACCGAACGGGCGTATCACAAAGTCAGAATATCAGCGTATCGGGCGGCACACCTACGACAACCTATTACTTCTCAGCGAACTATACCAAGCAAAACGGCATCCTGAAAGGCAACGAATTTGCCCGGAAAGCGGCCCGGTTTAACATTGATCAGGAAATCACGAGCTGGCTAAAACTGAAAGGAAGCATATCGTACAATACCAGCAATAACCAATCGCCCTACTCGGGATCAACACCTAACACAACATTCCTGCTGGTTTCGGCGGCCCGACTCGCCATTGCCCTGCCCCCGAACGTAGCGGCTTACAATGCCGACGAAAGCTATAACATCAACCCGGCTAGCCCCAACACCATTGGCGTAGGAAACAATCAGTTTGTCAGCAACTTCGGCAACCCGGTGGCCTTATTGGATTTAAACCGATATACGTCCGTCAATGACCGCATCATTGGCAGCATCGGCGCAACGGCCAAGCTCCTGAAGAATCTGGACTTCGTAACGACCTACTCCATCGACCGGCTGCGAACCGACAACGTCAGTTTCGATAGTGCCATTCAGGGCAACGGATATTCCAGCAAGGGATCAGTTGATAATGCCACGGCCATCCGCGACAACTGGGACTGGGCCAGTACGTTAACGTATAACCACACATTCGGCGGCAAGCATGCCATATCCCTACTGGCGGGTTACGATGCACAAAAGTTCAACAATTCGTCCTGGGGTGCTACACGTACTCAGACTTCCGATCAGTTCTTTCAGAATTATCAGGGTAACTGGGGCGTTATCACAGCGTCCGACAATGACCTGAGTGAGCGGGCTTATTTATCGGTCTTTTCGCGCCTGACGTATGATTTCAACAAGAAATATTTCGTAACGGTCAACTTCCGGCGGGATGGAAACTCGGCGCTGGGGACGGGACGTAAATACGGTAATTTCGGCGGGGTATCAGGCGGTTGGGCCTTGTCGGAAGAAGGATTTTACAAGAACTCCCGACTGGCGGCTACGCTCACGAATGTGAAACTTCGCGCCAGTTGGGGACGGGTTGGCAATGGCAATCTGAGCAATGCCTACAACTCGCAGGAGTTATACAGTGGCTCGCTGTACGGAAGCGTTCCCACCTGGGCCATTTCGCAGGCAGGCAACCCAAACCTGGGCTGGGAAACCAGCGACCAAACGAACATTGGTGCCGATCTTGGCTTATTCAATGATCGTATCCAGGTCGATCTGACGTACTTTAACAACAACGTGAATGGCCTGATCCTCAGCGCTCCGCAAGCCGTTTCGAAAGGTATTCCGGGCAATGCGATTCTGGGCAATGTAGGGGCGATGTATAACCGGGGAATTGAGATTGGTATAAACGGTACGGTTCTTCGTAAAGGTGATTTCTCCTGGAGCGCGGGTTTCAACTACACCAACCTGCGTAATAAAGTAACGGCTCTTTCGGATGGAAATACCGACATCGTGGGCACAACCATGGTGGCCTATGAGACCACCAATATCACGCGGGTTGGTTACTCAGTGGGTAGTTTGTATGGTGCCAAAACAGCGGGGGTGAACCCCGACAATGGCCGCCGTATTTTCATCAACGCCAAAGGCGAGCAGGTTCAGTATAGTCAGGTAGTAGCGCCGGGCGAAAGCCAGTGGACGTACCTGGATGGCAAGACGGCGGCTGCGATCACAGGTGCCGATTATTACCTGATTGGCAATGCACTCCCGAACTGGTACGGCGGTTTCTCGAATAATTTCAAATACAAACACTTCGATGCTGGCTTCAACCTGACGTTTTCGGGGGGGAACCTGATCATGAATGGCACCCGCGCAACCCTCCTCGACCAACGGGCCTACAACAACTCCACCGAAGTATTGACCCGCTGGCAAAAACCGGGCGATATCACCGACGTACCCCGCCTGGTGTATAACGATCAGACGTCCAGTGGTTCCTCATTCCCCGTCTCGACCAATGCCCAAAAAGGTGATTTTCTTCGCCTGCAAACCGCATCGGTTGGCTATCGATTGCCCAGCTCAATTTTTGGTAAAACGGGCATTAGTTCAGTTCGGGTGTATGCACAGGGATCAAACCTCTTTTTACTCACACCCTACAAAGGAGCCGATCCAGAATCCTCTTCGAACGGCAATTCCAACACCACTCCTGGTGTCGAAAAGAATTCCATCGGTCAGGCCAGAACCTTCACATTTGGCCTTAACGTAGGGTTTTAGAATTACCCCCAACCCCCTAAAGGGGCAATGCTCCCTCTTGGACAGATCCCCCTTCAGAGGAGGTTGGGGGCAAAACTATAGAATACACCAACTACAATCATCATGAAAAAACAGACCTCAAATACATCCATTCGCCGTTTTCGTCGCTATCTGAGCCTGGGTTTAGCCCTAACGATCTCGGCTTGTACTGATACGGAATTACTCAATCCAACACCTGCTACAGCCATCAGCGGGACAAATGCCTTCGACACACCCGACCGGATTCTGGGATTGGTCAATGGGATTTACAAATCCGTTAAAAGCGCCAATTTTTACGGGGGTAACTACTTTACCTATTCTGAAGCGCGGGGTGAGGAATTCATCAACCGAACCAGCAATACGTTCACAGCTTATGAAGCCTGGAATCAGACCCTGAATTCAGGATCGAACTTTGTGGCAGGATTCTGGGCGGCTGGGTATGCAGCCATCAACAACGCCAATATCCTTATAAAAGGGCTGGTCGACAATCCAACTAAGGTAAGTGCTACGCTAACCAAGCAATATACCGCTGAAGCGAAATTCCTTCGGGCACTTAGTTATTACAGCCTGGTCACGCTGTATGCCCGACCCTATAATGAGAATAAAGGCACATCTCCGGGCTTACCGCTTCGTTTACAGGCTGAAACAACGACTGCTAATAACGATCTGAAACGCAGCACGGTAGCCGAAATCTATACCCAGATTTTGAAAGATCTGGATGAAGCCGAAGCGGATCTTCCCCTCAACTATTCAACCGCGTTACTCAACACAACGCGGGCGCACCGGAACACCGCCATCGCTCTAAAAACACGTGTTTACCTGAACAGCGGCAACTGGGCCAAAGTGATTGAGGAAGCGAAGAAAATCGTTTCGACAACGACTCCCTATTCGGCGGCAACGGGCGTGAACCATAAGTTGCAGAACATTACCGAGGTATTCACGACGAATTATACCAGCACCGAGTCGATCCTGTCGGTACCCATGACGGAGTTGGACAACGTAACCGGTCAGTCATCGTTCCCGTATGTGTTCAATGCTAATTCGGAGTACAATCTGAATCCCAGCGGAATATGGGGAGAAAGCGAATGGAAATCGACCGATGCCCGACGCACATTTGCCCGTACAGCCTCGGGCGTTCAGTTCCTGACCAAATACAGCAAACCGTCGCCGTTTCTGGATTACCTGCCCATTATCCGCTATTCGGAAGTGCTGCTAAACTATGCCGAAGCGGCAGCTCGCACGGGAGATCTAGCCACAGCAACGAACTTATTGAAAGCCGTTCGGAATCGGTCGGATGCCAGCTATACATTCCCTACCAGTGCCGTTGATACCCAGGACGCTTTGGTCAATACGATTCTGAAAGAACGGCGCATTGAGCTGCTGGGAGAAGGGTTCCGGTCCAATGACCTGCTCCGAAACCTGATGCCCTTACCCGCCAAGTCGAGCAGTTCGAACAGTGCACCGACGGTATTGCCCTCGCAGAGCAACTACATTTTCCCATTGCCCAACACCGAGATCACGACCAATAAACTACTGCTGAATTAAGGGCGGATTACACACAGAGCCATAGAGAACACAGAAAAAATAGGAAAATAATGATTATAACTCTATGTCCTCTGTGGCTCTGTGTGTAATCTAATTTATAAGCTACTACATTTCATGAAACTCCGCATTCTATTCTTCTGTCTAATCGCTTGTAGCGCGCTGGGGCAGCGGGTTCGCCAGGCCGAGCATGTCCACGATGTGCAGGATGGCGACAGCCACGATCTCGGCCATAACCACCTGAGTCATATTCAGGATTATCGGAAAGAGACGGTGTATGTTCACAACTTACCCGCACCTGACCTACTATCCGGCATTGGCACCTCGGACCTGACCATAAAAACCAAATCTCGACAGACCCAGACATACTTTAAACAGGGCGTTTCTCTGCTCCATTGCTTTTGGGATTTCGAAGCCTACCGCGCCTTCAAGGAAGCGATCTGGCACGACTCAACCGCCATTATGCCGTATTGGGGGCTATATAGTGCCATTGGCGCTATTGAAGGAACAGACTTTGCGGCCGATAAAAAGCTGGCTATCAAAAAGCTGAAAGCCCTGAAAGATTCGGCCTCTGAACATGAGAAACTCTATGCTGAGGCTATTCTTGTCCGCGACGCCGATACGGAGAATAGCAAGAAGGAATACCAGAAAAAGCTGGAAATCATTGTTCATAAATACCCCGATGATGTAGACGCCAAACTATTTCTGGCCCTAAGCAAAATGGGTGGGTACGACACGGACCTGAATCCTCGGGAAGGCCAGCTGTACTCCGAATACCTGTTGCGGGATTTGCTCAAAACCCATCCCAACAACGCGGCTGTCCATCATTACTGGATTCATCTAATGGAAAACTGCTGCCCCGATCAGGCGGTCGAAAGTGCAGAACTGTTGCCTAAACTGGCTCCCGCTTCGGGGCATATGGTGCATATGCCGGGGCATATTTATTACAAAATCGGCGATTACAAGAAAGCCTACGACGCCTTTGTGGCCTCGCTGGCGGTGGATTCGGCTTACATGAAAAAGCAGCACATTCCGGAAGTCGATGCCTGGAATTACATCCACAACATCAATTATCTGCTGTCGAATTGTGCCGAAGATGGCCGCTATGCAACGGCGCTGTACTATGCCGAGAAGCTGAAATCCATGCCGGCAACCAAAGAGCGAAAACGGAAATACGAAGGTCGGTTTTTCTATCAGGGTGTGATTGCACCGGCTAAAATGGAGTTGTGTTTTGGCTTTTATAAGAAAGCGGCCGACCGACTAGCGGCTATTAAGCTGGATAAAGACAGCCTGTTCACTAATAAAGCCATTGCCTACAAAGACGGGCTGTTCTACTTCGCATCGGGCATGGAAGCCGTTAAGACGAACCGAATCGAGGATGCCAACCGGTTTGCCGATGCACTCGATGCAGCGCTCTGGCGCAACGCCAACCAGCTATCGACCGACGCGGTGATTGCCCCCCGCCGACTCAACGATTTAAACGTAGCCTCGCTTGAATTGCAGGGGGTCATAAAAAGCGCGGAGAATAAATACAAAGAGGCCGTTGCGCTGCTGGAGAAAGCCAAACAAAAAGAGGATGAGCTTGGCTACAGCGAACCGCCAACGTATGCCCGTCCAGTGCTGATCAGTTTGGCCGAAACTCATCTGAAAGCGAATCAGTACACCAAAGCGATTGCCGCTTACACGCAATTGCTAGAACGGCATCCCAACTCGGCCAATGCCTATTGGGGGCTGTATAAGGTGTACAAGCAAAAAGGCGATATCCCCAAATCCAACGAATATGCCAATCACGTAAAGCGCATCGCCCAGTTTGGCGACAAGACCTTGTTTCCCTTATAGTCAATAGTTTATTAACCAATAAAATCTAGACAATCATGAAAAAGCAAACAAACTGGTTATTTCTGGCACCTCTACTGTTGTTGGCGTTTACGGCGGATTTACCCTACGAAGAGGAGATCAAACAGTGGCACCAAAAGCGGGAGGAAGACCTGAAAAAAGAAGAAGGCTGGCTTAACCTGGCGGGCTTGTTCTGGCTGAAAGAGGGCGACAATACCTTCGGGGGCAGCGACAGGAATTCAATTGTATTCCCGTCTGATCACAGCGATGCCAGACTGGGAAAAATCAGCCTGAAAAACGGGAAGGTTACGCTGGAAACGGTAGCTGGAGCACAGATTTTTGAAGGCGATAAACCCGTGACAACCCTGGATATTTTCCCCTATACGGGCAAACCCATCGTCCTAAAACACAAGTCGCTCCGGTGGTTTGTGATCCAACGGGGCGATAAATACGCCATCCGACTGCGTGATCTGGAAAGCCCATCGGTAAAAGAATTTAAAGGCATCGACACTTATCCGATCAGCACCGGCTGGCGCCTAAAAGCGAAGTTCATACCAACGCCGGGCAAGAAAATTGCGATCACGGATATTACCGGTCGGACAAGCGACCAGGATTCGCCGGGACGGTTATTATTTACCGTTAATGGGAAAGAGTATGGCCTCGACGCGACCGGGAATCTCAATCATTTGCACTTCGTTTTCGCCGATCTGAGCAATAAGCATGATACATATGGAGGTGGCCGGTTTTTAGACGCCCCCGGCCCTGACGCAGATGGCTATACGTATCTTGATTTCAACAAAGCCACCAATCCGCCCTGCGCCTTTACGCCCTATGCAACCTGCCCTACTCCCCCCAAAGACAATAAACTGGCAGTGGCCATTACTGCGGGAGAAAAACGCTACGGCGATCATTGAACGTGTTAGCATAATAGGTTAGTAAGTGCCTTACCACGTCAGCCGACCTTACCAGGTTAGGGTCGGTCTGGCGATAGTTTCGGTTATATGACTACGCAATGCTCACTAAAGCCCTATTGGTTTGATCAGACCTGACAATGGATTGATTGAAACCAATAGGGCTTTGCTGTACGTACCAGCCGGGTTAAACCAGACTAAAACCACATATCCCCGCCTACGCTAACCGACTCAATCTCTAAAACTTAAAGGCAATTTAAGGCCTTTTAGCACAGCCCTCAGCTAGGTATAAAGACTTATCGACTGCCTGTAATAACAGTATTTCTCGATAGACTAATAGCTAATCACCTGATAACCATTTTTTTACATTTTTTTGGAAAAACGAAATCAACTATTCACCTTTGCCTACTAATTAACAAGATTAGTAATGAGTTCGCCATGAGTACGTCCTGAAAATCCATCCTTCACCGGTATTTATACACCTGTTTTATCGCCGATTGCACAGACGAAATCAGAACGTGCACTAGGTTTACATCTTTCGTTCGATAGCCGGGTCTGATACCTGCTCAACAGAAGCTGAGCAACACGCACTAGCCTTACATATATAGCAACCAATGAGATACTAACTAACTGGGCAGCTATTTATTCTATAAAATCAATCGAATAGATAGTTTTATAAATTTCACCGATAAGGTGAATTCCGGTACGGATGTAAAAAAGTACGGTCTTGTGGTCCAGCGGCAACTGGTTTACAAGGCATAAAAAAGCCGAAACGGCGGCAACCGTTCCGGCTGGCTAACAATAAGGCTCTGACCGGCCTCATTTTTCACATAACCAAGACAAAGTAATGCAAAAACTTTTATTTGCGGGAGTAGTCTGGCTACTCTCGTTCGGAGGATTGCTGGCACAATCAACCGGATCACGTCTATCCGGTACCGTTCGGGCTGATAATGGCGAGCCGCTCCCAGGTGCCAACATTGTTATTCAGGGTAGTACCATCGGAACCCAAACCGACAGCAACGGCAAATTCTCCCTCCAACTACCCCAGGGCGCAAAAAAACTGGTTGTTACCTCCATTGGATTCACAAATCAGGAAGTACCCATTACCAATGCCACTAACCTCGACATTGCGTTAGTAGCCGATACGCGCCAACTTAGTGAGGTAATCGTGACAGGCTACTCCAGCGAAAGTAAAAAATCGTTTACGGGCTCGGCCGCTAAAATTGGCGCGACCCAATTGGAGAATCGCCCGGCGCAAAGTTTAGACCAGCTTCTGGGCGGGCAGGCGGCTGGTGTCAACATTGTACAACCCAGCAGTGCGCTGAACAACACGCCGGTGTTTCGTATCCGGGGCATCAACTCCATCACTTCATCGGTTTACCCGCTCTTTATCGTCGATGGGGTCACGGTGTTTACGGGTTCGTCTGGTGGCTCTGTGGGAAACAATCCATTGTCGGATATCAATCCGTCTGATATTGAGACCATTGATATTTTGAAGGATGCTTCGGCAACGGCCATTTACGGATCGAGGGCGGCTAATGGGGTTGTTGTGATTACCACCAAGAAAGGCAAAAAAGGCCGTACCAAAGTAACCTACGATGGCTGGGCGAGCTTTAGTACGCCCTACAATTTACCCAAAATGCTAAGCCCGGCCGAT
Coding sequences:
- a CDS encoding TonB-dependent receptor; protein product: MTNRILRQLLKAVRLSIILLFVVSQAHAQGQSVSGTIKDKQTGEALPGVSIVVKGTTTGTTADQEGRFKLNAPANATLIFSFIGYSPIEQAVQNRSIINIDLTADTKLLGEVMVVGYGTQTKAEFTGSAVRVNGDAIKEQPVQSFDQALQGRAAGVSIAQPNGVLNNPPVIRIRGVNSISLSSYPLVVVDGIPINTGNVSASTAVPNNPLGDINPADIESIDVLKDAASTSIYGSRAAAGVLLITTKRGKAGKPRITYESWVGSSEAVRLPKLLNAEQFIAIKNEAVLNAKILGGNEKNDNVASALFFPNKNADGSAVDTRWYDYIYRTGVSQSQNISVSGGTPTTTYYFSANYTKQNGILKGNEFARKAARFNIDQEITSWLKLKGSISYNTSNNQSPYSGSTPNTTFLLVSAARLAIALPPNVAAYNADESYNINPASPNTIGVGNNQFVSNFGNPVALLDLNRYTSVNDRIIGSIGATAKLLKNLDFVTTYSIDRLRTDNVSFDSAIQGNGYSSKGSVDNATAIRDNWDWASTLTYNHTFGGKHAISLLAGYDAQKFNNSSWGATRTQTSDQFFQNYQGNWGVITASDNDLSERAYLSVFSRLTYDFNKKYFVTVNFRRDGNSALGTGRKYGNFGGVSGGWALSEEGFYKNSRLAATLTNVKLRASWGRVGNGNLSNAYNSQELYSGSLYGSVPTWAISQAGNPNLGWETSDQTNIGADLGLFNDRIQVDLTYFNNNVNGLILSAPQAVSKGIPGNAILGNVGAMYNRGIEIGINGTVLRKGDFSWSAGFNYTNLRNKVTALSDGNTDIVGTTMVAYETTNITRVGYSVGSLYGAKTAGVNPDNGRRIFINAKGEQVQYSQVVAPGESQWTYLDGKTAAAITGADYYLIGNALPNWYGGFSNNFKYKHFDAGFNLTFSGGNLIMNGTRATLLDQRAYNNSTEVLTRWQKPGDITDVPRLVYNDQTSSGSSFPVSTNAQKGDFLRLQTASVGYRLPSSIFGKTGISSVRVYAQGSNLFLLTPYKGADPESSSNGNSNTTPGVEKNSIGQARTFTFGLNVGF
- a CDS encoding RagB/SusD family nutrient uptake outer membrane protein yields the protein MKKQTSNTSIRRFRRYLSLGLALTISACTDTELLNPTPATAISGTNAFDTPDRILGLVNGIYKSVKSANFYGGNYFTYSEARGEEFINRTSNTFTAYEAWNQTLNSGSNFVAGFWAAGYAAINNANILIKGLVDNPTKVSATLTKQYTAEAKFLRALSYYSLVTLYARPYNENKGTSPGLPLRLQAETTTANNDLKRSTVAEIYTQILKDLDEAEADLPLNYSTALLNTTRAHRNTAIALKTRVYLNSGNWAKVIEEAKKIVSTTTPYSAATGVNHKLQNITEVFTTNYTSTESILSVPMTELDNVTGQSSFPYVFNANSEYNLNPSGIWGESEWKSTDARRTFARTASGVQFLTKYSKPSPFLDYLPIIRYSEVLLNYAEAAARTGDLATATNLLKAVRNRSDASYTFPTSAVDTQDALVNTILKERRIELLGEGFRSNDLLRNLMPLPAKSSSSNSAPTVLPSQSNYIFPLPNTEITTNKLLLN
- a CDS encoding tetratricopeptide repeat protein, whose translation is MKLRILFFCLIACSALGQRVRQAEHVHDVQDGDSHDLGHNHLSHIQDYRKETVYVHNLPAPDLLSGIGTSDLTIKTKSRQTQTYFKQGVSLLHCFWDFEAYRAFKEAIWHDSTAIMPYWGLYSAIGAIEGTDFAADKKLAIKKLKALKDSASEHEKLYAEAILVRDADTENSKKEYQKKLEIIVHKYPDDVDAKLFLALSKMGGYDTDLNPREGQLYSEYLLRDLLKTHPNNAAVHHYWIHLMENCCPDQAVESAELLPKLAPASGHMVHMPGHIYYKIGDYKKAYDAFVASLAVDSAYMKKQHIPEVDAWNYIHNINYLLSNCAEDGRYATALYYAEKLKSMPATKERKRKYEGRFFYQGVIAPAKMELCFGFYKKAADRLAAIKLDKDSLFTNKAIAYKDGLFYFASGMEAVKTNRIEDANRFADALDAALWRNANQLSTDAVIAPRRLNDLNVASLELQGVIKSAENKYKEAVALLEKAKQKEDELGYSEPPTYARPVLISLAETHLKANQYTKAIAAYTQLLERHPNSANAYWGLYKVYKQKGDIPKSNEYANHVKRIAQFGDKTLFPL
- a CDS encoding DUF1684 domain-containing protein, encoding MKKQTNWLFLAPLLLLAFTADLPYEEEIKQWHQKREEDLKKEEGWLNLAGLFWLKEGDNTFGGSDRNSIVFPSDHSDARLGKISLKNGKVTLETVAGAQIFEGDKPVTTLDIFPYTGKPIVLKHKSLRWFVIQRGDKYAIRLRDLESPSVKEFKGIDTYPISTGWRLKAKFIPTPGKKIAITDITGRTSDQDSPGRLLFTVNGKEYGLDATGNLNHLHFVFADLSNKHDTYGGGRFLDAPGPDADGYTYLDFNKATNPPCAFTPYATCPTPPKDNKLAVAITAGEKRYGDH